The genome window TAGCCTGGTTATATACTGCTCTGTAGCGTCAGGCTAGCCTGGTTATATACTGCTCTGTAGCAGTAGCGTCAGGCTAGCCTGGTTATAACTCCACTATTGTATGTAGGTTGAGATTGATTCGAGTTACTGTTGGAAACCAGTGGTAGACCAGGTCGTGTGGGTTAGCTGGTAGACTAGGTCGTGTGGGTGTGGGTTAGCTGGTAGACCAGGTCGTGCGGGCGGGTTAGCTGGTAGACCAGGTCGTGCGGGCGGGTTAGCTGGTAGACCAGGTCGTGCGGGCGGGTTAGCTGGTAGACCAGGTCGTGCGGGCGGGTTAGCTGGTAGACCAGGTCGTGCGGGCGGGTTAGCTGGTAGACCAGGTCGTGCGGGCGGGTTAGCTGGTAGACCAGGTCGTGCGGGCGGGTTAGCTGGTAGACCAGGTCGTGCGGGCGGGTTAGCTGGTAGACCAGGTCGTGCGGGCGGGTTAGCTGGTAGACCAGGTCGTGCGGGCGGGTTAGCTGGTAGACCAGGTCGTGCGGGCGGGTTAGCTGGTAGACCAGGTCGTGCGGGCGGGTTAGCTGGTAGACCAGGTCGTGCGGGCGGGTTAGCTGGTAGACCAGGTCGTGCGGGCGGGTTAGCTGGTAGACCAGGTCGTGCGGGCGGGTTAGCTGGTAGACCAGGTCGTGCGGGCGGGTTAGCTGGTAGACCAGGTCGTGCGGGCGGGTTAGCTGGTAGACCTTATGTTCACAGAACTCATGGAGCGTTTCACCTCATTGGTTTCACACAGATCATTCGGAACCCTGCTCTGCCTAAACACCACCCATTCTCCTGTTCTCATGCATCTCTCTGCCCCTCCACTCCACAGCGGTATCAGACCTGGATGTAGAGTGTAAGTTATCAGACCACTACGTGTCTCCATGGCTCCTCCAGAGGAATGTGTTCCTGCCCTCCACCAGACCACCATGTCTCCAGGAGCTGCACCGCACCGCACAGCAGGGCCTCAGGGCCAGCCACAGaggtacacgcacgcacacacgatAACAGCACTGGCACGCACCCGGACACACGATAACTGCACTGGCGCACACACGGACACCCGGACACACGATAACAGCACTGGCGCCCACCCGGACACACGATAACAGCACTGGCGCGCACCCGGACACACGGTAACAGCACTGGCGCGCACCCGGACACACGATAACAGCACTGGCGCGCACCCGGACACACGGTAACAGCACTGGCGCGCACCCGGACACACGGTAACAGCACTGGCGCGCACCCGGACACACGGTAACAGCACTGGCGCGCACCCGGACACACGATAACAGCACTGGCGCGCACCCGGACACACGATAACAGCACTGGCGCGCACCCGGACACACGATAACAGCACTGGCGCGCACCCGGACACACGATAACAGCACTGGCGCGCACCCGGACACACGATAACAGCACTGGCGCGCACCCGGACACACGATAACAGCACTGGCGCCCACCCGGACACACGATAACAGCACTGGCGCGCACCCGGACACACGATAACAGCACTGGCGCGCACCCGGACACACGATAACAGCACTGGCGCGCACCCGGACACACGATAACAGCACTGGCACGCACCCGGACACACGATAACAGCACTGGCACGCACCCGGACACACGATAACAGCACTGGCACGCACCCGGACACACGGACACCCGGTAACAGCACTGGCGCGCACCCGGACACACGATAACAGCACTGGCACGCACCCGGACACACTCACACATTGCACAGAAGTTAGGTCTTAAGCAGCAAACATTGTTCAGTCAGTAGCAATTAACCAATCATCTAATATTGCATCTCTCTACGCTCCTCCACTCTACTTTTGTCTTTGCTAGTCTGTGAAGTGTATTTTATTCTCAGTGTTTTCGTGCGTGTCGTTTTGCATTAGTCAGTAAAGGTCTGAATCTCCTGTTTGTAGGAAGTAACATACAAGTGCCATCTAGTGGATCAATAGAAACACCTCACtcagatatagtatagtagtgtggtgacagtagatatagtatagtagtgtggtgacagtagatatagtatagtagtgtggtgacagtagatatagtatagtagtgtggtgacagtagatatagtatagtagtgtggtgacagtagatatagtatagtagtgtggtgacagtagatatagtatagtagtgtggtgacagtagatatagtatagtagtgtggtgacagtagatatagtgtggtgacagtagatatagtgtggtgacagtagatatagtgtggtgacagtagatatagtgtggtgacagtagatatagtgtggtgacagtagatatagtgtggtgacagtagatatagtgtggtgacagtagatatagtgtggtgacagtagatatagtgtggtgacagtagatatagtgtggtgacagtagatatagtgtggtgacagtagatatagtgtggtgacagtagatatagtgtggtgacagtagatatagtgtggtgacagtagatatagtgtggtgacagtagatatagtgtggtgacagtagatatagtgtggtgacagtagatatagtgtggtgacagtagatatagtgtggtgacagtagatatagtgtggtgacagtagatatagtgtggtgacagtagatatagtgtggtgacagtagatatagtgtggtgacagtagatatagtggggcggcagcgtagcctagtggttagagcgttggactagtaaccggaaggttgcgagttcaaacccccgagctgacaaggtacaaatctgtcgttctgcccctgaacaggcagttaacccactgttcccaggctgtcattgaaaataagaatatgttcttaactgacttgcctggttaaataaaagtaaaaaaaatataaaaaaaatataaaaaaaataaaaaaaattgtgtggtgacagtagatatagtacagtagtgtggtgacagtagatatagtacagtagctatagtatagtagtgtggtgacagtagatatagtacagtagctatagtacagtagtgtggtgacagtagatatagtacagtagctatagtatagtagtgtggtgacagtatagtacagtagatatagtatagtagtgtggtgacagatatagtatagtagtatagtgacagtagatatagtatagtagtgtggtgacagtagatatagtacagtagtgtggtgacagatatagtacagtagtgtggtgacagtagatatagtacagtagtgtggtgacagtagatatagtacagtagatatagtacagtagtatggtgacagtagatatagtatagtgaCAGATATAGTACAGcagtatggtgacagtagatatagtatggtgacagtagatatagtatggtgacagtagatatagtatggtgacagtagatatagtatagtagtgtggtgacagtagatagtatggtgacagtagatatagtatagtagtatagtgacagtagatatagtatggtgacagtagatatagtatggtgacagtacatatagtatagtagtgtggtgacagtagatatagtatagtagtgtggtgacagtaggtatagtatagtagtgtggtgacagtaggtatagtatagtagtgtggtgacagtaggtatagtatagtagtgtggtgacagtaggtatagtagtgtggtgacagtagatgtagtagtatagtgacagtagatgtagtagtatagtgacagtagatgtagtagtatagtgacagtagatgtagtagtatagtgacagtagatgtagtagtatagtgacagtagatgtagtagtatagtgacagtagatgtagtagtatagtgacagtagatgtagtagtatagtgacagtagatgtagtagtatagtgacagtagatgtagtagtatagtgacagtagatgtagtagtatagtgacagtagatgtagtagtatggtgacagtagatgtagtagtatggtgacagtagatgtagtagtatggtgacagtagatgtagtagtatggtgacagtagatgtagtagtatggtgacagtagatgtagtagtatggtgacagtagatgtagtagtatggtgacagtagatgtagtagtatggtgacagtagatgtagtagtatggtgacagtagatgtagtagtatggtgacagtagatgtagtagtatggtgacagtagatatagtatagtagtatagtgacagtagatatagtatagtagtatagtgacagtagatatagtatagtagtatagtgacagtagatatagtatagtagtgtggtgacagtagatatagtacagtagatatagtatagtagtatagtgacagtagatatagtacagtagatatagtatagtagtatagtgacagtagatatagtatagtagtatagtgacagtagatatagtatagtagtatagtgacagtagatatagtatagtagtgtggtgacagtagatatagtacagtagatatagtatagtagtatagtgacagtagatatagtacagtagatatagtatagtagtatagtgacagtagatatagtacgGTGACAGATTGGTGGATATAGCATTTTGGAAATTGTCTCCACGTGTTGCTgttttcattgtgtgtgtgtgtgtgtgtgtgtgtgtgtgtgtgtgtgtgtgtgtgtgtgtgtgtgtgtgtcagattacCAGCTGAGACAGCAAGCGAGCAGCAGAAGACGCAAAGTGACCATCGCTGTCTCTGTGACACCCCCTATGCCCACGTACCCCTCACCACACTCTGCCAGGAGGAGACCGCAGAGGGGCGGGAGCCTGACTGCGGTAACACAACTACCAACTTATGATAACAGACATATACTTACAGACAATATCTATGATAAAGCCTCAAGGTGCCACAGCATTTTGAGTTCCATCCTCACAGGGGCtgctgtcaaatcaaattgtatttgtcataaTGTGCCTAATGCAACATTTCACCATACAGTGAAATACTTATTAAACCAACAAtgaaggtgtttgtgtgtgtgcgcattgtaccccctttttctcccaaaATGTTTGATCacgtctcattgctgcaactccccaacgggctcaggagaggTAACGGTGGAGTCATTCCTGGGACTCCCTGGGAACAGCCTGGgaatgaacccgggtctgtagtaacaTTCTATtgtgctgagatgcagtgccttagacctctgagcCACTTGGGAGGCCGCTGAGATGCAGGGCCGTAGACCTCTGAgccgcagtgccttagacctctgagccacagtgccttagacctctgagccacagtgccttagacctctgagccacagtgccttagacctctgagccacagtgccttagacctctgagccacagtgccttagacctctgagccacagtgccttagacctctgagccacagtgccttagacctctgagcCACTTGGGAGGCCGCTGAGATGC of Oncorhynchus keta strain PuntledgeMale-10-30-2019 unplaced genomic scaffold, Oket_V2 Un_contig_7827_pilon_pilon, whole genome shotgun sequence contains these proteins:
- the LOC127926572 gene encoding actin remodeling regulator NHS-like; the protein is MPFAKRIVEPQLLCRHSVPKEESLVFEDLCTVNNVALSRTLRQLSDLARHACSLFQELESDIVFTNQRVRGLQSKVGQLQQSISGLDAKQEAVPVSDLDVECKLSDHYVSPWLLQRNVFLPSTRPPCLQELHRTAQQGLRASHRDYQLRQQASSRRRKVTIAVSVTPPMPTYPSPHSARRRPQRGGSLTAVTQLPTYDNRHILTDNIYDKASRCHSILSSILTGAAVKSNCICHNVPNATFHHTVKYLLNQQ